One Eurosta solidaginis isolate ZX-2024a chromosome 1, ASM4086904v1, whole genome shotgun sequence genomic window, GTACTTGATGCCCAACATTGGTTATGGCTCAAACAAACGCACACGTCATATGCTCCCAacaggttttaaaaaatttttggttcATAATGTTCGTGAGTTGGAAGTAATTATGATGCAAAACCGTGAATACTGTGGGGAAATCGCGCACGGTGTATCATCAAAGAAACGAAAGGAAATTGTTGAACGTGCGAAGCAACTGGCGATTCGTCTTACCAACCCGAACAGTCGTCTTCGCTCACAGGAGAACGAATAAACCAATTTGTATTTTGTCAttctttcaacaaaaaaaaaagattaattaCTATGAAAAATGTGTTTTGACTTTAGTCGTAAGAAGTGGATCTTTAGTATAACAAAACACCAGACTTTCGTCACTGCAAAATAAAGTGAAAGATGTTGCTAATGTAAATGGCTCAGGCATATCACCAAAAGAGCGAAGCACGATTCTAATTTCACCTGAACGTAGTTTACAGAGGGAAGCCAGTGGTCGTAATTCCAGTTAAGGTTAAGTAGCTGCCCTGGTAGGGGAAATTCACTAGGACAACATAAAAGTtcgttgtgatgccatatataaTAAACGGTGACGTAGGTATAGCTATTAAAGAGAATCATAGAAAGTTTGGAATGAGACCGATTACAACCTTTGATTAATCCTCCggggatccaagtgagtcgcgaccgaagtactttcgcctaattctggcaaaaacTGAGCAATCAAGC contains:
- the RpL32 gene encoding large ribosomal subunit protein eL32, with protein sequence MTIRPAYRPKIVKKRTKHFIRHQSDRYAKLSHKWRKPKGIDNRVRRRFKGQYLMPNIGYGSNKRTRHMLPTGFKKFLVHNVRELEVIMMQNREYCGEIAHGVSSKKRKEIVERAKQLAIRLTNPNSRLRSQENE